Proteins found in one Bacteroidota bacterium genomic segment:
- a CDS encoding MarR family transcriptional regulator: MRLEDELKSKGFQSEELKAMLNVLFTASWLHSKVSCSLKQFGLSHEQFNVLRILKGQHPNPVAQKDILHRMIDRSSNLTRILSKLKAKGLVLINRSETDRREYEIQLTQTALDLLDSIASSHDMNPKGAIGLTVSEAFHLNALLDKMREGE, translated from the coding sequence ATGCGTCTCGAAGATGAATTGAAGTCGAAGGGCTTTCAAAGCGAAGAATTGAAGGCAATGCTCAACGTGCTGTTCACGGCGAGTTGGTTGCATTCCAAGGTTTCTTGCAGTTTGAAGCAATTTGGCCTTTCCCATGAACAGTTCAATGTCTTGCGCATCCTCAAAGGCCAACATCCAAATCCTGTGGCGCAAAAGGACATTCTCCACCGGATGATCGACCGCAGCAGTAACCTGACGCGCATTTTGTCCAAATTGAAAGCAAAAGGGCTTGTTTTGATCAACCGTTCCGAAACCGACCGCCGGGAATATGAAATCCAATTGACGCAGACTGCACTGGATTTGCTCGATTCGATTGCCTCTTCCCACGACATGAACCCCAAAGGGGCCATCGGGCTCACGGTTTCAGAGGCTTTCCACTTGAATGCATTGCTCGACAAGATGCGCGAAGGCGAATAA